One genomic segment of Pandoraea sputorum includes these proteins:
- a CDS encoding hemagglutinin repeat-containing protein has product MNAHVNGQGRYGVRGSRGEGGLQRAMVRALVLAQVIAPVAVRAQVVAAPGANGPGVVQTANGLQQVNITAPTAAGVSKNVYSQFDVPRQGVILNNSSTLVNTQQAGYVNGNPNLARDQAARVILNQVNSQSPSQLRGYLEVAGKAAQVVVANSAGILVDGGGFINTTRGVLTTGSPIMGPDGSLTGYQVNGGRLVIQGDGLNAQNVGQVDLISRAVQVNAALHAKQLNVVTGTNLVDHERLAVQKMAGEAGVPDVALDVGQLGGMYAQRIFLQGTENGVGVSNRGVIAAQAGDLTLTTEGRLVNAGKTLASGTMTMAARALDNTGGTLAAERIDATLGGALVNRQGSISAAASTITAAVLDNDHGRLHADTLSLTVSGDASNRSGEIKQFGASDQAITVGGALDNTGGTMATNAGSLALDVGQMTNDGGTVSHLGDGQFTLTSSGVISNRTGLVGTLGVLSTTAAWLNNAGGELSAADALHVSTTADFINRDGGVVFGAKGLSVSAGGDIDNSSGSMQSTGDVTVSASGALTNTGGRLSANGAHDRLNVSAQTIDNASGQISNAGDGATEVVAATTIDNTGGTLGGNGRLSVDAASVANVAGGKVVGGGDVVLGIRDALDNTYGQVFGGASLTMTQGGARVTNTDGVMESRGDVAMQLASLDNTRGIVRSNRDVSVGGAMSGAGQMTAGRDLTVAASGDYVNASMNRLRADGALTVTSTGRFVNDGVLEAPGALNVRAMQIVNNAGGLINAATTQLSADGLLSNAGNIGGDTVRLKANTVNNVYGVLGNDVQVDAADVDNAGPSAIVGATRRLAVYASNAVVNRDGALLYSMGDIEIARDGVRDATGMLANQSSQLTNSSASIVADGNLDIAASVVDNQRTSIVTQAGTPQSETKTFGLWTAGLIGGDETLWHESRTFPEWNWNAGRAPISSMLLERLALPVTVELPKSQVTNLDMAAKTFSLTRPIVETYSDATTQGQGPCDDHGNCANGTKTREVATQAVQYFNGIVDNGSTYRITFWPDWNPSTMIRPDEAISRGDLGIDQRDYNELKRVVTTTRTRDELVSASAEGKLQAQGTIRINADGGEIRNQSSLMTAGGDLIRRAQGGAVRDEGIALQERVAQSQVSTFYWHQKSGGDSEQLDVAYPVTPLPPTTVASLPAIAVGNQTVETSGQTITVSSVDRNGNTVGNTGVTGGNGSGSALITLPGGVPGLTLPGSPLYQLRPAPEHTYLVATDARFTQYGKFISSDYMLDALGLDPQKTQKRLGDGFYETQLVRDQITALTGRTLLGGNADYLAQYTALLGNGVAYGKQSDLSVGVGLSDVQMQQLTTDLVWLVSQDVTLPDGSVQSVLVPKVYLAQASTVDLASTGALVGGGSVKLAATGDVQNSGRIVSDTATTVLGDAIVNFGSVGSRGTTALTSLGDIRNTGGHIDGQDVALRAGRDLINESTTLTQTAGTDTGGFASRASATSIGSVGRISASNGATLVANRDVTLNAGAVASDGSVTVAAGRDIQLNTLAVGQSQTVGTRDGKNGGSDVVTQHVGSAISSGGNLTTISGRDTTLNAATLSAGENVTVIAGNDVTVNAAKDAYTHDARSFGGTLKFVDSTLDESVRGTQVVAGNNVIVGAGQTAVAGELLGAHAVTPVAPTSGTGNLTILGSTVASQGAGTAALAATGDVTIGAVSETHDGYRWQHNSSSGFLSKSEETSEMRSHQTVAVGSTVSADSVGATAGRDLSVIGSTVVGTQDVALQAGRDLRIETSENVSESSSFHETKHSGLGSAGGVGISYGKNEERHRTNDSSVTHTGSLVGSLDGNVSLVAGRDLSVRGSDVMAGGDVTGIGQNVSIESVVDRVHHDEAHEYKSSGFTLALKSPVIDAVQNVNSQVNAAVDSGGDARVSALRGYAAASGAYGAVGEAGKVLDTLRAGETPEAKVELSWGSSSSKSTSSVDSTQNVASQIKAGGTAAFIATGDAASGKGNVDVIGSSIDAKDVLLQATNQVNLRHSTDTESTRSENESKSGSLGVSFGTGGFGVSASASRGNGDANSDSTFQSNTHINASHTAVIVSGGDTNVVGANVNAETVIARVGGDLNIASVQDTSESSAHQQSMSGGLNLSQGGASGSFSYSRGNASANYAGVVEQSGIQAGAGGFDVDVAGNTDLKGAYIASTADASKNQLTTGTLTFSDIENHSEYSANSFGFGGGFSIANSGTEKKTTGPTSGKNKGGISPMLPQFASGSERATTYSGVSEGTITLTDGANQKQDLASLKRDTTDLNGTVIRTPDLQELLNDQSRLMSAATAAGEAVARDIGTYASKKEDEARTLAKNTTDPELQAQYLQEAENWKEGGDYRALMHAAGGAIVAGLGGGNALGGALGAGATSKLGEALNKLSADIQNSRPTGNADVDEALAQIVATGIGTAVGAAVGGSSGAFTGFNADRYNRQLHPSEEEKLKALQRGKSPEEQYRYAAALCADARCADGIPDSDPNRAVLLKMQTEGEGFTAEREMLKRAGVFEGYSLSDKINDAYDRYQVGGRTLGALQGVTSVAIGAGALGVGCPTVVACGTATAIAVSAFDYSKAGFTRTATGGAASTYGEQALQSLGLSPETAALLYSASSLGLGGTLALGRQVATLPGTPIFSANGALGSQTLAGPVGTGSISAGINATAQYAQKGEINPVDVVGAFVAGTAGHGRGVYMNVAINGVNGAATTAINNALQGKDESIIGEGLTSGALSFFGYGAGAMMTKKLNAIARPTINDASSWAGSGSWSGSGYNLFKSNDVAVIGGGVASGAMQESLIEFIGKSKNK; this is encoded by the coding sequence ATGAACGCACACGTGAACGGGCAAGGCCGCTATGGGGTTCGGGGCAGTCGTGGGGAAGGTGGTTTGCAGCGCGCGATGGTTCGGGCGCTGGTACTGGCTCAGGTCATTGCGCCGGTGGCAGTACGTGCACAAGTGGTGGCCGCGCCCGGAGCCAATGGGCCGGGTGTGGTACAGACTGCGAATGGTTTGCAGCAGGTAAACATCACGGCGCCCACGGCTGCCGGGGTGTCGAAAAATGTGTATTCGCAGTTCGACGTGCCGCGTCAGGGGGTCATCCTGAACAACTCGTCGACCCTCGTGAATACGCAGCAGGCCGGGTACGTGAATGGCAACCCGAATCTGGCGCGCGATCAGGCGGCTCGCGTCATTCTGAATCAGGTCAACAGTCAGTCACCGAGCCAATTGCGCGGGTATCTGGAAGTCGCTGGCAAGGCCGCGCAGGTGGTGGTGGCGAACAGCGCCGGAATACTGGTCGACGGCGGCGGCTTTATCAACACTACGCGCGGTGTGCTGACCACGGGCTCGCCCATCATGGGGCCGGACGGTAGCCTCACGGGATATCAGGTCAACGGCGGACGGCTCGTGATTCAGGGCGACGGGCTGAACGCACAGAACGTCGGTCAGGTCGATCTCATCTCCCGTGCGGTGCAGGTCAACGCCGCACTGCACGCCAAACAACTCAACGTAGTGACGGGGACGAATCTCGTCGATCACGAGCGTTTGGCCGTGCAAAAGATGGCGGGCGAAGCGGGCGTGCCGGACGTGGCGCTGGACGTGGGGCAACTGGGCGGCATGTATGCCCAGCGCATCTTCCTGCAAGGCACCGAGAACGGCGTGGGCGTTTCGAATCGTGGCGTGATTGCCGCACAGGCGGGCGATCTGACGCTTACGACTGAGGGCAGGCTCGTCAACGCCGGGAAAACGCTCGCCAGCGGCACCATGACGATGGCCGCGCGAGCGTTAGATAACACGGGCGGAACGCTGGCTGCCGAGCGCATCGACGCGACGCTCGGCGGCGCACTCGTCAATCGTCAGGGATCGATATCTGCCGCGGCGTCGACGATCACCGCCGCCGTACTGGACAACGATCACGGCCGTTTGCACGCCGACACGTTGTCACTGACGGTGTCGGGCGACGCATCCAATCGTTCGGGAGAAATCAAGCAGTTTGGCGCATCGGATCAGGCGATCACGGTAGGCGGCGCGCTCGATAACACCGGCGGGACGATGGCAACGAACGCTGGATCGCTTGCGCTCGATGTGGGGCAGATGACCAACGATGGTGGGACGGTGAGCCATCTCGGCGACGGGCAGTTCACGTTGACGTCGTCCGGCGTCATTTCTAACCGCACCGGACTGGTGGGAACGCTCGGCGTGCTCAGCACGACGGCGGCGTGGCTCAATAATGCCGGTGGCGAACTCAGCGCGGCCGATGCGTTGCACGTGTCGACGACTGCGGATTTCATCAATCGCGATGGTGGTGTCGTCTTCGGTGCCAAGGGTCTCTCGGTGTCGGCGGGCGGCGACATCGACAATAGTAGCGGTTCGATGCAGTCGACCGGCGACGTCACGGTGAGCGCGAGCGGAGCGCTCACCAACACGGGCGGACGTCTCAGTGCGAACGGCGCGCACGACCGACTGAACGTCTCCGCACAGACCATCGACAACGCGTCGGGCCAGATATCCAACGCGGGGGACGGAGCTACCGAAGTCGTTGCCGCAACGACTATCGACAACACGGGTGGCACGCTGGGCGGCAACGGTCGGCTGAGTGTCGATGCCGCTTCCGTCGCCAACGTGGCGGGCGGAAAAGTGGTCGGTGGGGGCGATGTGGTGCTCGGCATTCGCGATGCGCTCGATAACACTTACGGTCAGGTCTTCGGCGGCGCTTCGCTGACGATGACGCAGGGCGGTGCACGCGTGACGAATACGGACGGCGTCATGGAAAGCCGTGGCGACGTGGCCATGCAACTGGCGTCGCTCGATAACACGCGCGGTATCGTCCGCTCGAATCGGGACGTCAGTGTTGGCGGTGCGATGAGCGGTGCCGGGCAGATGACCGCCGGTCGCGATCTGACGGTTGCGGCGAGCGGCGATTACGTGAATGCGTCGATGAACCGGTTGCGCGCCGATGGCGCGCTGACGGTGACGTCTACGGGACGCTTCGTCAACGACGGCGTGCTCGAAGCACCGGGCGCGCTGAACGTGCGCGCCATGCAGATCGTCAACAATGCGGGTGGTCTGATCAATGCGGCAACGACGCAGTTGAGCGCCGACGGTCTGCTCTCGAACGCAGGCAATATCGGCGGCGATACGGTTCGTCTGAAGGCGAACACCGTCAACAATGTCTACGGTGTGCTGGGCAACGATGTTCAGGTCGACGCCGCCGATGTCGACAATGCCGGGCCGTCCGCGATCGTGGGCGCGACGCGTCGGCTGGCCGTGTATGCGTCCAACGCTGTGGTGAACCGTGACGGTGCGTTGCTGTACAGCATGGGCGATATCGAAATCGCGCGGGACGGCGTGCGTGACGCTACCGGGATGCTTGCCAATCAGTCGTCGCAACTGACGAACAGCTCGGCGAGCATCGTCGCCGATGGCAATCTGGATATCGCCGCGAGCGTGGTGGACAACCAGCGCACCAGCATCGTGACGCAAGCGGGCACGCCGCAGAGCGAGACGAAGACGTTCGGCTTGTGGACGGCCGGTCTGATCGGTGGCGACGAAACGCTGTGGCACGAAAGTCGGACGTTCCCCGAGTGGAACTGGAACGCGGGGCGCGCCCCAATTTCGTCGATGTTGCTCGAACGCCTGGCGCTTCCCGTGACGGTCGAATTGCCGAAATCGCAGGTGACGAATCTCGATATGGCGGCGAAGACTTTCAGTCTGACGCGCCCGATCGTCGAGACCTATTCGGATGCCACCACGCAAGGGCAGGGGCCATGCGACGATCACGGGAACTGCGCCAATGGCACCAAGACGCGAGAGGTGGCGACGCAGGCCGTGCAGTATTTCAACGGTATCGTCGACAACGGTTCGACCTATCGCATTACGTTCTGGCCGGACTGGAATCCGAGCACGATGATTCGTCCCGACGAGGCCATCTCCCGTGGCGATCTCGGCATCGACCAGCGCGATTACAACGAATTGAAGCGCGTCGTGACGACGACACGTACGCGTGACGAACTGGTGAGCGCGTCGGCCGAAGGCAAGCTTCAGGCGCAGGGGACGATTCGCATCAATGCGGATGGTGGTGAGATCCGCAATCAGTCGTCATTGATGACGGCGGGGGGCGACCTGATTCGTCGTGCGCAAGGCGGCGCAGTGCGTGATGAGGGCATCGCCCTGCAGGAGCGTGTCGCGCAGTCGCAGGTCTCGACCTTCTACTGGCATCAGAAGTCCGGCGGCGATTCCGAGCAGCTCGATGTTGCGTATCCGGTGACGCCGCTGCCGCCGACCACAGTCGCCTCGCTCCCGGCGATTGCTGTGGGCAATCAGACCGTGGAGACCAGCGGCCAGACGATCACGGTATCGAGCGTTGACCGGAACGGCAACACCGTCGGCAACACTGGCGTGACGGGCGGCAACGGCAGCGGGTCGGCACTGATCACATTGCCGGGCGGGGTTCCGGGGCTGACGCTGCCGGGCAGTCCGCTGTACCAGTTGCGTCCGGCGCCGGAGCATACCTATCTCGTCGCGACCGATGCGCGGTTCACGCAGTACGGAAAATTCATTTCCAGCGATTACATGCTCGACGCGCTCGGGCTGGACCCACAGAAAACGCAGAAGCGTCTTGGCGATGGCTTTTACGAAACGCAACTCGTGCGCGATCAGATCACGGCGCTCACCGGAAGAACGCTGCTTGGCGGGAACGCCGACTATCTCGCGCAGTACACGGCGTTGCTGGGCAACGGTGTGGCGTATGGCAAGCAGTCCGATCTGAGCGTGGGGGTTGGGTTGTCCGACGTGCAGATGCAGCAGTTGACGACCGATCTCGTCTGGCTTGTGTCGCAGGACGTCACGCTGCCGGACGGTTCGGTGCAGTCGGTTCTGGTGCCGAAGGTTTATCTGGCGCAGGCAAGCACAGTCGATCTGGCGAGCACTGGCGCGTTGGTCGGAGGCGGGAGCGTGAAGCTTGCGGCAACGGGTGACGTCCAGAATAGTGGCCGCATCGTTAGCGATACCGCGACGACCGTGCTGGGCGACGCCATCGTCAACTTCGGTTCTGTCGGCAGCCGTGGCACGACGGCGCTGACGTCGCTGGGCGACATTCGCAACACTGGCGGTCACATCGACGGCCAGGACGTCGCGTTGCGCGCGGGGCGCGATCTCATCAACGAATCGACCACGCTCACGCAAACGGCGGGGACGGATACCGGCGGGTTCGCGTCGCGCGCTTCGGCGACATCGATCGGATCGGTCGGGCGCATTTCGGCATCGAACGGTGCGACGCTCGTCGCGAATCGCGACGTGACGCTCAATGCCGGTGCGGTCGCGAGCGACGGTTCGGTGACAGTGGCCGCCGGGCGCGACATCCAGTTGAATACGCTCGCAGTCGGGCAATCGCAAACCGTCGGCACCCGCGATGGCAAGAATGGCGGTAGCGACGTCGTGACGCAGCACGTGGGGAGTGCGATTTCGTCGGGCGGCAATCTGACGACCATATCGGGACGCGATACCACGCTCAATGCCGCCACGCTCAGTGCGGGCGAGAACGTGACGGTGATTGCGGGCAACGATGTGACGGTGAATGCCGCGAAAGATGCTTACACGCACGACGCGCGGTCGTTTGGCGGGACGTTGAAGTTCGTCGATTCCACGCTCGACGAATCCGTTCGTGGCACGCAGGTCGTTGCGGGCAACAACGTGATCGTCGGCGCAGGGCAGACGGCGGTCGCCGGGGAGCTTCTGGGCGCTCACGCGGTAACACCGGTCGCGCCGACGTCCGGTACGGGCAACCTGACGATTCTGGGCTCGACCGTGGCTTCGCAAGGCGCGGGCACAGCGGCGCTGGCGGCGACGGGCGACGTCACGATCGGAGCGGTGTCGGAAACGCACGATGGCTATCGCTGGCAACACAACAGTAGTTCGGGGTTCCTGTCGAAATCGGAGGAAACGTCCGAAATGCGCTCGCATCAGACCGTTGCCGTGGGTTCGACCGTTTCTGCGGATTCGGTGGGCGCGACGGCGGGCCGGGACCTGAGCGTGATCGGCTCCACCGTGGTCGGCACGCAAGACGTCGCGTTGCAGGCCGGGCGAGATCTGAGAATCGAGACGTCGGAGAACGTGAGCGAGAGCAGTTCGTTTCACGAGACGAAGCACTCGGGCCTGGGTTCCGCTGGCGGCGTCGGGATTTCCTATGGAAAGAACGAGGAGCGGCACAGAACCAACGACAGCAGCGTGACGCACACGGGCAGTCTCGTCGGAAGTCTGGATGGCAACGTCAGTCTGGTGGCGGGCAGGGATCTGTCGGTGCGCGGTAGCGATGTGATGGCGGGGGGTGACGTGACCGGTATCGGGCAGAACGTCTCCATCGAATCGGTCGTCGATCGCGTTCATCACGACGAGGCGCACGAGTACAAGAGCTCGGGCTTCACGCTGGCACTGAAGTCGCCGGTCATCGATGCGGTGCAGAACGTCAACAGTCAGGTGAATGCGGCGGTGGACTCCGGCGGCGACGCGCGTGTGTCGGCGTTGCGGGGCTACGCCGCCGCGAGCGGCGCCTATGGTGCGGTGGGCGAGGCCGGTAAGGTGCTCGACACGTTGCGTGCGGGCGAGACGCCGGAAGCGAAGGTGGAGCTTAGCTGGGGATCGTCGAGCAGCAAGTCGACGTCGTCGGTCGATAGCACGCAGAACGTGGCGAGTCAGATCAAAGCGGGCGGGACGGCGGCCTTCATTGCGACGGGCGATGCTGCGAGCGGCAAGGGCAACGTCGACGTCATCGGATCGAGCATCGATGCGAAGGACGTACTGCTGCAAGCGACGAATCAGGTGAACCTGCGTCACAGCACGGATACGGAATCGACGCGAAGCGAGAACGAATCGAAGAGCGGAAGTCTGGGCGTGTCGTTCGGTACGGGCGGTTTTGGGGTGTCGGCCTCGGCGTCGCGAGGAAACGGCGATGCGAATTCGGATTCGACGTTCCAGAGCAACACGCACATCAACGCGAGTCATACGGCGGTGATTGTGAGTGGCGGCGACACGAATGTCGTCGGTGCCAACGTGAATGCCGAGACGGTGATTGCGCGTGTGGGGGGTGATCTGAATATCGCGAGTGTGCAGGACACGAGTGAGAGTTCAGCGCATCAGCAGAGCATGAGCGGCGGCCTGAATCTGAGTCAGGGCGGTGCGTCTGGGAGCTTCAGTTACTCGCGGGGTAATGCCAGCGCAAACTATGCGGGTGTCGTGGAGCAGTCGGGCATTCAGGCGGGGGCTGGCGGGTTCGACGTCGACGTGGCGGGCAACACGGACCTGAAGGGGGCGTACATCGCGAGTACGGCGGATGCGTCGAAGAACCAGTTGACGACGGGCACGCTGACGTTCTCCGACATCGAGAATCACTCGGAATACAGCGCGAACAGCTTTGGCTTCGGCGGTGGATTTTCCATCGCGAACAGCGGCACGGAGAAAAAGACGACGGGCCCGACGTCGGGCAAGAACAAGGGCGGCATATCGCCGATGCTGCCGCAGTTCGCGAGCGGCAGTGAACGCGCAACGACGTACAGCGGCGTGAGCGAAGGCACGATCACGCTGACGGACGGTGCGAACCAGAAGCAGGATCTGGCAAGCCTGAAGCGCGACACGACGGACCTGAACGGGACGGTGATCCGCACGCCGGATTTGCAGGAGTTGCTGAACGACCAGTCGCGTTTGATGTCGGCCGCGACGGCGGCGGGGGAAGCGGTCGCGAGGGATATCGGGACGTATGCGTCGAAGAAGGAGGATGAGGCGCGGACGCTTGCGAAGAATACGACCGATCCGGAACTCCAAGCGCAATACCTGCAAGAAGCGGAAAACTGGAAAGAAGGCGGCGACTACCGAGCGCTGATGCATGCCGCTGGCGGTGCAATCGTAGCGGGCTTGGGCGGTGGCAATGCGTTGGGTGGTGCGTTAGGCGCAGGCGCGACGTCGAAGCTCGGCGAAGCACTGAACAAGCTGAGCGCCGACATCCAGAACTCACGCCCGACGGGAAATGCAGACGTCGATGAAGCGCTCGCGCAGATTGTCGCGACGGGTATTGGAACGGCGGTGGGGGCGGCTGTGGGGGGAAGCTCAGGGGCGTTCACTGGATTCAATGCTGATCGCTATAACCGACAGTTGCATCCGTCGGAGGAGGAGAAGCTCAAGGCACTTCAGCGAGGAAAGTCACCAGAGGAGCAGTACCGATATGCTGCTGCGTTGTGTGCCGACGCGCGCTGCGCGGATGGGATACCTGACAGTGATCCTAACCGTGCCGTATTACTGAAGATGCAAACGGAGGGTGAAGGATTTACAGCGGAGCGAGAGATGCTAAAACGCGCCGGGGTGTTCGAGGGATATTCCCTGTCGGACAAGATCAACGACGCCTATGACCGATACCAAGTTGGTGGCCGGACACTCGGCGCCTTGCAGGGAGTTACGAGTGTCGCCATTGGGGCGGGGGCATTGGGTGTCGGCTGTCCTACCGTAGTGGCGTGTGGGACGGCAACGGCGATTGCGGTGAGTGCATTCGATTACTCAAAGGCTGGGTTCACACGAACGGCTACGGGCGGTGCCGCGTCGACGTACGGCGAACAAGCACTTCAGAGTTTGGGACTCAGCCCTGAGACGGCGGCGCTCTTGTACTCAGCGTCCAGTCTGGGGCTTGGAGGCACGCTCGCTTTAGGGCGTCAAGTTGCGACGCTGCCTGGAACGCCGATTTTCAGCGCTAACGGTGCGCTCGGCTCTCAAACCTTAGCAGGCCCCGTCGGAACGGGATCGATCAGTGCGGGGATCAATGCAACTGCGCAATACGCTCAGAAAGGCGAGATAAATCCTGTGGATGTGGTTGGCGCATTCGTTGCGGGAACTGCAGGACATGGTCGTGGGGTGTATATGAATGTCGCGATTAATGGGGTCAACGGTGCAGCGACAACGGCGATTAACAACGCTCTCCAAGGAAAAGACGAGAGCATCATCGGCGAGGGATTAACTAGTGGTGCATTAAGCTTCTTCGGTTATGGCGCGGGGGCGATGATGACAAAAAAATTGAATGCGATTGCCCGACCGACGATAAACGATGCTAGTTCATGGGCAGGTTCCGGATCGTGGTCCGGTAGCGGCTACAACTTGTTTAAATCCAACGATGTCGCCGTGATTGGGGGTGGGGTGGCAAGCGGAGCCATGCAGGAGAGTTTAATTGAATTTATTGGGAAATCGAAAAATAAGTGA
- a CDS encoding LysR family transcriptional regulator → MANREFSERDLRSLRIFCAVAQASGFAAAEKQLNMSKASISRHIREVEETLGTRLCERGPSGFVLTHAGKVALELARDALKSLERIRPEIDAVRGVLSGTLSIGMVEHILSDVGCHIPEALDALKTQAPDVKVELTVMTFNELDLALRERRVQIAIRGMYRREAGFHYQPLFIERHQLYVARHRMKDASTLPLVYRTQPFVHEALNSLGLTRGPTASGLEAVAMLVLSGHYVGLLPQYYAASFAKRHALARVPSGPEYENAISAITEASRPKTRALDLFLELLAGFHPSV, encoded by the coding sequence ATGGCAAATCGGGAATTCAGCGAGCGCGATCTGCGCTCGTTGCGCATCTTCTGCGCGGTGGCGCAGGCCAGCGGCTTTGCTGCGGCTGAGAAGCAGTTGAATATGTCGAAGGCGTCGATCAGTCGACATATTCGCGAGGTCGAGGAGACATTGGGCACGCGGCTATGCGAGCGCGGGCCGTCAGGCTTTGTGTTGACGCATGCGGGCAAGGTGGCGCTGGAGCTTGCGCGTGATGCGCTGAAGTCGCTAGAGCGCATTCGTCCTGAAATCGACGCCGTGCGCGGCGTGCTCTCGGGGACGCTCTCTATCGGGATGGTCGAGCACATTCTGTCGGACGTCGGCTGTCACATTCCCGAGGCGCTCGATGCGCTCAAGACGCAAGCACCCGACGTCAAAGTCGAATTGACGGTGATGACGTTCAACGAGTTGGATCTGGCATTACGCGAGCGTCGCGTGCAGATCGCGATACGGGGGATGTACAGGCGTGAAGCGGGCTTTCATTACCAGCCGCTGTTTATCGAACGTCACCAGTTATATGTGGCGCGGCATCGGATGAAGGACGCGTCGACATTACCCCTGGTGTATCGAACGCAACCGTTCGTGCATGAGGCGCTGAACTCACTGGGCTTGACGCGCGGGCCGACGGCATCCGGACTGGAAGCCGTCGCGATGCTAGTGCTCTCGGGACACTACGTGGGGCTGTTGCCGCAGTATTACGCGGCGTCGTTTGCGAAGCGTCACGCATTGGCAAGAGTGCCATCCGGCCCCGAGTACGAAAACGCCATCAGCGCAATCACAGAAGCGTCACGCCCGAAAACCCGGGCGCTGGATCTGTTTTTGGAGTTGTTGGCGGGGTTTCATCCCAGCGTCTGA
- a CDS encoding transporter substrate-binding domain-containing protein, with protein sequence MKTWSRRSFVKATLASSAALALPVVPTLAFAEGGTLADIKKRGKLTVGTEAAYEPFEYVENGQVVGYGHDILELMAAKLGVKLEQMNLPFQGLLPGLMSHKFDFVATSVGITPERAKRFAFSQPVGVVRSVLMVRVDETDIKSGMDIAGKTIGTQMGSSSQPVADEFEKELKDKTGKGYAGTRLFQAYPDVSNALANKTIDVALMPSNIAAVQMRKQPNAFRIAGTIGQPKLLAWVANPNDLEIRKFINDSLDEFRANGKLAALQKKWFGGPMDTPRENYLPQGAI encoded by the coding sequence ATGAAGACCTGGTCCAGACGATCCTTTGTAAAGGCGACGCTTGCATCGAGCGCCGCATTGGCGCTCCCAGTCGTGCCGACGCTGGCCTTCGCCGAAGGCGGCACGCTCGCCGACATCAAGAAGCGTGGCAAGCTGACGGTCGGCACCGAAGCGGCCTACGAGCCGTTCGAATATGTGGAAAACGGACAAGTGGTCGGGTATGGGCACGATATTCTCGAACTGATGGCCGCGAAGCTGGGCGTCAAGCTCGAACAGATGAACCTGCCGTTCCAGGGCTTGCTGCCGGGTCTGATGTCGCACAAGTTCGACTTTGTGGCGACGAGCGTGGGTATCACCCCGGAGCGCGCCAAGCGCTTCGCGTTTAGCCAGCCGGTCGGTGTCGTGCGCTCGGTGCTGATGGTGCGTGTCGACGAGACCGACATCAAGAGCGGCATGGATATCGCGGGCAAGACCATCGGCACGCAGATGGGCTCGTCGTCCCAACCGGTAGCGGACGAGTTCGAGAAGGAACTCAAGGACAAGACGGGCAAGGGCTACGCGGGCACGCGCCTGTTCCAGGCGTATCCGGATGTCTCAAATGCGCTCGCCAACAAGACCATCGACGTCGCGCTGATGCCGTCGAACATTGCCGCCGTGCAGATGCGCAAACAGCCGAATGCGTTCCGCATCGCAGGCACCATCGGCCAGCCGAAGCTGCTGGCGTGGGTGGCGAATCCGAACGATCTCGAGATTCGCAAATTCATCAACGACTCGCTCGACGAATTCCGTGCAAACGGCAAGCTGGCCGCATTGCAGAAGAAGTGGTTTGGCGGCCCGATGGACACGCCGCGCGAGAACTACTTGCCGCAGGGGGCGATTTGA
- a CDS encoding amino acid ABC transporter permease, with product MVDGLGSMGGMAGVIQPFLEGVVSGTAITLAASAGAFVIGLALGIVLLLMRISPFAPLRSLVVLWVSLIRGTPALIHMLIAYYMVPAMFDLSISPVTAGVAALACNTSAYIVEILRGALGTISHGQRAAGYAMGMRATQVWRHVLLPQVIYRSIPPLTSEFTILLKASSLMSIIAVPELATVARNATLQTDLPLQVFAITAAVYFVLLFCISAASRVCERRVSRMLPHGH from the coding sequence ATGGTCGACGGCCTCGGCAGCATGGGCGGCATGGCCGGTGTGATTCAACCGTTTCTCGAAGGCGTGGTCTCGGGAACGGCGATCACGCTGGCGGCGTCGGCCGGTGCCTTCGTGATCGGGCTGGCGCTCGGGATCGTGCTGTTGCTCATGCGCATCTCGCCGTTCGCGCCGTTGCGCTCGCTGGTGGTGCTGTGGGTGAGTCTGATTCGCGGCACCCCAGCGCTGATCCACATGCTGATCGCGTACTACATGGTGCCCGCGATGTTCGATCTTTCGATCTCGCCTGTCACCGCCGGTGTAGCCGCACTCGCCTGCAACACGAGCGCTTACATCGTCGAGATTCTGCGCGGCGCACTCGGCACGATCTCGCACGGACAACGCGCCGCCGGTTATGCGATGGGCATGCGCGCGACGCAGGTGTGGCGACACGTGTTGCTGCCGCAGGTCATCTACCGCTCCATTCCGCCGCTGACCAGCGAGTTCACGATTTTGCTCAAGGCGTCGTCGCTGATGTCGATCATCGCTGTGCCGGAACTTGCGACCGTCGCACGCAATGCCACTTTGCAGACGGATCTGCCGTTGCAGGTCTTCGCGATCACGGCCGCCGTGTACTTCGTGTTGCTGTTCTGCATTTCGGCCGCGTCGCGTGTGTGCGAGCGCCGCGTATCGAGGATGTTGCCCCATGGCCATTGA